DNA sequence from the Acetobacteroides hydrogenigenes genome:
TTATGATCGCATTAAAAATAAGTTACCTTTGCTAAAGTTGACGTTGCTAAAACTAGCAATAGTTTTACATACAAACATCTCATTTTAAGACTGTTTAAAAACAGCAATAAAAGAGCAAGCCTAAAGCAATCGTAAAAAACAAACGGCAATGAAGAAAAAAATCAACTGCTTTATCCCTGCTGCAAACGTTGCGCAAGTAGAAAGCACAGTACAAATTTTGAAGGGTTCTGAACTTGTAAATGAAATTTACCTTCTCGTTACTGGAGACGATAAATTTGAGAGCCTAGGGTGTCCAACCATTAAGGTTGATTCATTGGTATCTAGCAACACCGTTAAAGCTATTGCAGCCCATGCTGATACCGAATACTCCCTTATATACACAAAGTACACTACGCTTGAACTCGGCTATTTCTCTCTAGAACGCTTTCTATTTATTGCCGACAGTTCAGAGGCTAGCATGGTATATGCAGATCACTACCAAGTAATTGACGGAGTTCGTAAAGCAAACCCTCTAATTACGTATCAAGAAGGCAGCCTTCGCGACGACTTCAATTTTGGTTCAGTACTGATCTACCGCAGCGGAATCTTAAAAAAAGTTATAGAATCGACAAAGGAAGAATACCCATTTGCGGGAATGTACAACCTACGTCTTGCATCATCTTGCCTTGGACCAGTAGAGCACATCAACGAATATCTTTATGCTGAAGTAGAAACCGATACACGCAAATCAGGCCAAAAGATATTTGACTACGTTGATCCTAAAAATCGCGAAGTGCAAATTGATATGGAAAAAGTTTGCACAGCCCATCTAAAAAGAATTGGTGCCTACCTCGAACCTATCTTCACCCCCATTAAGTTTGATTCTGTTGACTTCCCCGTTGAAGCATCTGTTATAATCCCTGTGTATAATCGTGTACGAACAATATCCGATGCTATCAAATCGGTTCTAATCCAAAAAACGAACTTTAAGTTCAACCTTATCATTATAGACAACTACTCTACTGATGGGACTACAGAAGCAATTAAAGCTTTTAACGATCCACGTCTAATCCATATCATTCCAGAAAGAAAAGACCTTGGCATTGGCGGTTGCTGGAACACCGGAGTTCATCATTCGCAATGTGGTAAATTTGCAGTTCAGCTCGATAGCGATGATGTATACTCATCGGAAAATACGCTCCAGACTATGGTAAACGCCTTTTACGAGCAAAACTGTTCGATGGTGGTTGGCACCTACATGATGACTAACTTTAATATGGAGATGATTGCTCCCGGAATCATCGATCATAAAGAATGGACTCCGGAAAATGGACGCAACAATGCACTCCGCATCAACGGGCTGGGCGCTCCAAGAGCATTCTATACGCCAATGCTTCGTGAAATCAAAGTACCCAACACCAGCTACGGCGAAGACTACGCACTTGGGCTATATTTCTCGCGCCACTTCCAAATTGGCCGCGTTTACGACGTCGTTTACAACTGCCGCCGCTGGGAGGACAATTCGGATGCTTCTCTCGATGTAGTTAAAATGAATGCACACAACCTTTATAAAGATCGTATTCGCACTTGGGAAGTTCAAGCACGCAAACAGTTAAACAGAAAGAAGTAGTATGAATAGTATGAACAGTACTGTAAATACACTTTTAATAGAGCAGTGTAACGAATGGCCGCAATGCAGTGAAAATTACGCGGCACTTAAAACTGTTGAGGTTCGCGACACCGAAGTTGATGGTTATAAGTTTAAGGTGCAGTTCAACCCTAAACGAATCCAGTCGTCGGCAGCCAAGGTTGACCCCAAAAGTATTCAGGAGCGCAAATGCTTCCTATGCGAGATCAACCGTCCTGAAGTTCAGCGGGGCATTCCGTTCGCATCGAAGTTGGGAAATACGTACACCATTCTGGTAAATCCATTTCCTATTTTCAAAAAGCATCTTACTATCCCTTCTGTTGCCCATACAAATCAGCTAATAGAAGGAAAAATTGGAGATATGCTCGAACTTGCCAGACTGCTAGATGACTTTCTGATCTTCTACAATGGTCCAAAATGTGGAGCTTCGGCCCCCGACCATTTCCACTTTCAGGCTGGCAACAAAGGATTCCTGCCAATTGAAATGGATATCGAAGCAATCCTAAGCGCACATTCAAGACAGATAGAGCAAGATGTTTACATTCTGAAGAACGCACCTGCTAACACAATAGTATATAAATCGGCTAACGTAGATGCTATTATCTGCTGGTTCAACCAATTCTACGCCAAGTTCAAGCAAATATCTAATTCGGAAGAAGAACCGATGATGAATCTGCTTTCATGGTTTCAGGATGACTACTACTACCTTGTTGTTTACCCACGCAAAATGCATCGTCCTAGTCAGTTTTTTGCAGGGGGAGAAGAGAACATCCTCATAAGTCCTGCATCGATCGATTTAGGTGGCGTATTTATTACTCCACTCGAAAAGGATTTTACGAAAATCACCAGTGCAGACATTAAGGATATTCTTGAACAAATCACAGTTACCCCTGATGATTTAAAAAAGCTTATCAAATGAAAAGTCCTGAGATAACTGTAGGGATAATGTTTCAACCCTCCATCGAGTTCATTCTCGATGGAGTGTTTACGTTTAGCGGCAAGGAGCATAGCGGTTTATATGAAGTTAAATACCAAGAAGGGCAAATAGCCTTTGATGGCCAACTTTACGATAAGCTATCCTTCGATGCCACTAGCGAAAAATCCACCTTCCTACTAAAAGATGTTGTTATTGGCATAGGCTTTCATTGGGAACGTAAAGAAGACCAGCGCTTCGAAGGGAGCCTCGACTTCATTGTCGAAGATGAAAAGGTAACCGCCATAAACCGCATATCGATAGAGAGGTATCTCGTTAGCGTAATTTCGTCTGAGATGAGCGCAACGAGTTCGCTTGAACTGCTCAAGGCACATGCCGTGATCTCCCGAAGCTGGATGCTCTCACAAATTCAGAAGCGCACAACTCTCGAGAATTCATCAAAGGCCTATATCAGCGATATTCGAACTAACGAAGAATGGGTAAAATGGTGGGATAGAGAAGATCACACAAACTTCGATGTATGCGCCGACGACCATTGCCAGCGCTACCAAGGTATAACACGTGCCAGTCAATCGCTCGAAATGGTAGAGGAAGCAATTACCCAAACCTTTGGAGAAATGCTAATGAACGGCGACAGCATTTGCGACGCTCGCTTTTCTAAATGTTGCGGAGGTGCCGTTGAGGAGTTCCAAAACTGCTGGGAGCCAGAGAAACATCCATACCTCCTAAAACTCTACGACAATGCAGAAGGAGAATTACCCGATTTAACCATTGAAGCGAATGCTGACAAATGGATACGTAGCGCTCCAGCCGCATTTTGCAACACTAACGACGCTCAGGTGCTTTCGCAGGTGCTCAACAACTACGATCAGGAAACGACCAACTTCTATAGATGGAAGGTTGACTTTGAAGCGCAAGAAATGAGCGAACTCGTTAAACGTCGCATAGGAATTGACTTCGGAACTATACAAGAGTTTATTCCTGTAGAACGTGGTACGTCTGGTCGTCTCATCCGTTTAAAAGTTGTTGGTTCAAAGCAAACGCTTACCCTTGGCAAAGAACTGCTTATACGAAAGGCCTTTTCGGAATCGCACCTCTACAGCTCTGCTTTTGTTATCGACAAAACTGAAAAGGGCTTTACATTTACAGGAGCAGGCTGGGGACATGGTGTAGGACTGTGCCAAATTGGAGCAGCCGTTATGGCACATAAAGGGTATAAGTATAAGCCTATTCTTAACCACTACTTTCCAACCGCAGCAATCGAAAAGAAATACTAAACTAAAAGGTTCGCACTATTTAGCAACCACCTAAAGAGATGAAAGAACTAGAAAAGAAGAAAAATCACTGGTCGTGGATTCCCACTCTGTACTTTGCACAGGGGCTTCCCTACGTTGCAGTTATGACCATCGCTGTGATTATGTACAAGAGACTGGGACTTTCCAATACCGATATTGCCCTTTACACGTCATGGCTATATCTACCATGGGTAATAAAACCGCTATGGAGCCCGTTTGTAGATATTGTTAAGACAAAACGCTGGTGGATAATTACCATGCAGGGGCTTGTCGCTGCAGCATTTGCAAGTATTGCGTTCTTTATTCCAACAAGCAACTACGTCCAAATTACGCTTGCCTTTTTCTGGCTAATGGCCTTTTCATCGGCAACACACGATATTGCTGCTGACGGATTCTACATGTTGGCCCTAAAAACTGGCGAACAATCCTTTTTCGTAGGAATTAGAAACACATTCTACCGGCTTGCCAATATTACAGGACAAGGTCTTCTTGTTATGTTTGCAGGTGCGCTAGAAGATGGCATTATCCACCCTTCTACAAAAGGAAACATTCCGGTTGCTTGGAGTATGACATTCTACCTTCTTGCTGCACTATTTATTGGATTCACCATCTACCACTTTATTGTTCTTCCAAAACCGAAGGATGATTCTAAGGAAAATGAAACGGTAAACGCCAAAAATCTTATAAAAGAGTTCTGGCTTACATTCGTGTCCTACTTCAAAAAGAAGAATATAGGCCTTGCCCTATTTTTCCTCCTCTCGTACAGACTAGGGGAATCACAGCTTGCAAAAATAGCATCACCGTTCCTTCTTGACAAAACCTCATCAGGAGGACTAGGTCTATCAACATCAACCGTTGGACTTGCATATGGGACTATAGGAGTTGCAGCCCTTCTCCTAGGGGGTATTCTTGGGGGGCTTCTCGTAAGCAAAAATGGATTTAAGAAGTGGATAATACCAATGGCTCTTGCCATAAATATTCCTGATTTACTCTATGTCTACATGGCTCACACTCAACTTCAATCAATTCCGATGATAGTTGGAGCAGTAGCTCTTGAGCAGTTAGGATATGGTTTTGGATTTACCGCCTACATGCTTTTTCTGATTTACGTTGCAGACGGGCCTCACAAAACGGCACACTACGCCATTGGAACTGGATTTATGGCATTAGGAATGATGCTCCCAGGAATGGCTGCTGGTATAATTGAAGAATGGCTTGGCTATACCAACTTCTTCTGGTGGGTATGCGCTTGGACGCTACCTGGCATTTACGCTTCGTATCTCGTATACCGAAAGATAGAGCCTGAATTCGGCAAGAAATAGAAGTTTGAAGCCTTGCTAAAACAAAATTAACACAAGAGATTGCGCCAAAAACTGGAGCAAAACACTCTTGATTTAAAGATTACACAAATGAAAAGAATTTGCCTAACTACAATGGCTTTACTACTTAGCCTCCCTATATGGGCTATAGTAAAGCCAGGAGTGGAAGTTCTTCGAGATAGGGACTTCTCCGTACTTAAAGGAAAAAGGGTTGGACTTATAACCAACCCTACGGGGATTGATCGATCTTACAAAAGTACCATCGACATCCTTAAGGAGGCTAAAGATGTAAAGTTGGTAGCCCTCTTTTCTCCCGAACATGGCGTTCGCGGCGACATTCATGCTGGTGACAAGGTTGACACATATATAGACCCAAAAACTGGCGTTACCGTTTACTCTATTTACGGAAAAACCCAACGCCCAACAAAGGAAATGCTCGACAACGTAGATGCAATAGTCTACGACATCCAAGACATCGGTAGTAGGTCGTACACCTTTATTAGTACAATGGGGATCGTAATGGAAGAGGCTGCTAAATACGGCAAGGAATTTATCGTGCTTGACCGCCCAAACCCTGTGGGCGGCGAAAAGGTTGAAGGCAGCCTTGTTGAAGATGGCTTCTACTCGTTTGTAAGCCAATTTCGCATTCCTTACGTTTACGGTCTAACACCTGGCGAAGTGGCCCTTATGCTTAACGGAGAGGGCATGATTAAGGGGAAATGCAAGCTTACGGTAATCCCTATGAAAGGATGGAAGCGCTCTATGACATATGCAGAAACCGGACTCGATTGGGTTGCTCCTTCGCCTCACATACCAAACGCCAATGCGGCTTTGTACTATGCAACAACGGGCATACTTGGCGAATTGGGCGTTGTATCAATTGGAGTTGGCTATACCATCCCATTCCAGATGGTTGCCAGCGACTCTATATCTGCGAATCAGCTGTCCGATAGCCTTAATGCTCTAAAACTGGAAGGCGTTCATTTCCGTCCTATATACTGCAAGCCGTTCTACAGCGTTGGCAAAGGGCAAAACTACCAAGGAGTTCAAATACATATTACCAATCCAAAGACCGTCGTCCTTTCGGACATCCAATTTTGGATTATGCAGGAAATGTACAAGCTAAACCCAAGCCTCGACTTCTTTAAGCGCTGCGAGAAAAGCCGCATTACCATGTGGAATAAGGTTTGTGGTACCGACTATATCTTCAAGGAGTTTGGGAACGGCTACAACTTTGCCAAGATCCGAGAATACTGGCATAAAGACGACAAGGCCTTTAAGGAAATGTCGAATAAATACTACTTATACAAATAGAGATGGATACACCACTAACCCCATCACCTAAAAGGCTGCTGTCGCTAGATGTACTTCGCGGCATTACCATCTCAGGGATGCTACTGGTAAACAATCCCGGTTCGTGGGGCCATATATACACCCCGCTGGAGCACGCTGCTTGGCACGGACTAACGCCAACCGACTTGGTATTCCCATTTTTCATGTTCATAATGGGCGTATCCATGTACATATCGCTAAGCAAGTTCAACTTCACCTTTTCGGGTAGCTACTTTAGGAAGCTGGCGAAGCGCAGCCTCCTCATCTTCTTGGTGGGTACTGCTATTGCATGGTTTTCGTTAATGTGCTTCGGCACTTTCGACGTTAGCTCCGACCAACCTTTTTGGGAGCGCTTTACATCCTCGGTGTTCCCCTTCGATAGGATTCGAATTCTTGGAGTAATGCAGCGACTCGCGCTTAGCTCATTCTTTGCTTCGCTTTTGGTTGTGCTTATACCATCGAAGCATTGGCTAAAGGCTGCGGCAGCTATTCTTGTTGGCTACTACCTTATTCTTCTATTTGGTGATGGTTTCGAGCTAACTCCAAACAACATCATCATCCGGGTAGACACGGCTCTTTTTGGAGAGGAGCACATCTACCATGGCGAGAGTATCCCGTTTGATCCGGAAGGGCTGCTAAGCACCATACCCTGCCTTGCCCATGTAATCCTTGGGGTTTACTGCGGTAAGCTGATAAAGACAACGCCCAACCTAACCGAAAAGATCAGCAAGATATTTATATTCGGCACCATACTCCTCTTTGCCGGACTGC
Encoded proteins:
- a CDS encoding glycosyltransferase family 2 protein, whose product is MKKKINCFIPAANVAQVESTVQILKGSELVNEIYLLVTGDDKFESLGCPTIKVDSLVSSNTVKAIAAHADTEYSLIYTKYTTLELGYFSLERFLFIADSSEASMVYADHYQVIDGVRKANPLITYQEGSLRDDFNFGSVLIYRSGILKKVIESTKEEYPFAGMYNLRLASSCLGPVEHINEYLYAEVETDTRKSGQKIFDYVDPKNREVQIDMEKVCTAHLKRIGAYLEPIFTPIKFDSVDFPVEASVIIPVYNRVRTISDAIKSVLIQKTNFKFNLIIIDNYSTDGTTEAIKAFNDPRLIHIIPERKDLGIGGCWNTGVHHSQCGKFAVQLDSDDVYSSENTLQTMVNAFYEQNCSMVVGTYMMTNFNMEMIAPGIIDHKEWTPENGRNNALRINGLGAPRAFYTPMLREIKVPNTSYGEDYALGLYFSRHFQIGRVYDVVYNCRRWEDNSDASLDVVKMNAHNLYKDRIRTWEVQARKQLNRKK
- a CDS encoding DUF4922 domain-containing protein, giving the protein MNSTVNTLLIEQCNEWPQCSENYAALKTVEVRDTEVDGYKFKVQFNPKRIQSSAAKVDPKSIQERKCFLCEINRPEVQRGIPFASKLGNTYTILVNPFPIFKKHLTIPSVAHTNQLIEGKIGDMLELARLLDDFLIFYNGPKCGASAPDHFHFQAGNKGFLPIEMDIEAILSAHSRQIEQDVYILKNAPANTIVYKSANVDAIICWFNQFYAKFKQISNSEEEPMMNLLSWFQDDYYYLVVYPRKMHRPSQFFAGGEENILISPASIDLGGVFITPLEKDFTKITSADIKDILEQITVTPDDLKKLIK
- a CDS encoding SpoIID/LytB domain-containing protein, with product MKSPEITVGIMFQPSIEFILDGVFTFSGKEHSGLYEVKYQEGQIAFDGQLYDKLSFDATSEKSTFLLKDVVIGIGFHWERKEDQRFEGSLDFIVEDEKVTAINRISIERYLVSVISSEMSATSSLELLKAHAVISRSWMLSQIQKRTTLENSSKAYISDIRTNEEWVKWWDREDHTNFDVCADDHCQRYQGITRASQSLEMVEEAITQTFGEMLMNGDSICDARFSKCCGGAVEEFQNCWEPEKHPYLLKLYDNAEGELPDLTIEANADKWIRSAPAAFCNTNDAQVLSQVLNNYDQETTNFYRWKVDFEAQEMSELVKRRIGIDFGTIQEFIPVERGTSGRLIRLKVVGSKQTLTLGKELLIRKAFSESHLYSSAFVIDKTEKGFTFTGAGWGHGVGLCQIGAAVMAHKGYKYKPILNHYFPTAAIEKKY
- a CDS encoding MFS transporter, whose product is MKELEKKKNHWSWIPTLYFAQGLPYVAVMTIAVIMYKRLGLSNTDIALYTSWLYLPWVIKPLWSPFVDIVKTKRWWIITMQGLVAAAFASIAFFIPTSNYVQITLAFFWLMAFSSATHDIAADGFYMLALKTGEQSFFVGIRNTFYRLANITGQGLLVMFAGALEDGIIHPSTKGNIPVAWSMTFYLLAALFIGFTIYHFIVLPKPKDDSKENETVNAKNLIKEFWLTFVSYFKKKNIGLALFFLLSYRLGESQLAKIASPFLLDKTSSGGLGLSTSTVGLAYGTIGVAALLLGGILGGLLVSKNGFKKWIIPMALAINIPDLLYVYMAHTQLQSIPMIVGAVALEQLGYGFGFTAYMLFLIYVADGPHKTAHYAIGTGFMALGMMLPGMAAGIIEEWLGYTNFFWWVCAWTLPGIYASYLVYRKIEPEFGKK
- a CDS encoding exo-beta-N-acetylmuramidase NamZ family protein — encoded protein: MKRICLTTMALLLSLPIWAIVKPGVEVLRDRDFSVLKGKRVGLITNPTGIDRSYKSTIDILKEAKDVKLVALFSPEHGVRGDIHAGDKVDTYIDPKTGVTVYSIYGKTQRPTKEMLDNVDAIVYDIQDIGSRSYTFISTMGIVMEEAAKYGKEFIVLDRPNPVGGEKVEGSLVEDGFYSFVSQFRIPYVYGLTPGEVALMLNGEGMIKGKCKLTVIPMKGWKRSMTYAETGLDWVAPSPHIPNANAALYYATTGILGELGVVSIGVGYTIPFQMVASDSISANQLSDSLNALKLEGVHFRPIYCKPFYSVGKGQNYQGVQIHITNPKTVVLSDIQFWIMQEMYKLNPSLDFFKRCEKSRITMWNKVCGTDYIFKEFGNGYNFAKIREYWHKDDKAFKEMSNKYYLYK
- a CDS encoding acyltransferase family protein: MDTPLTPSPKRLLSLDVLRGITISGMLLVNNPGSWGHIYTPLEHAAWHGLTPTDLVFPFFMFIMGVSMYISLSKFNFTFSGSYFRKLAKRSLLIFLVGTAIAWFSLMCFGTFDVSSDQPFWERFTSSVFPFDRIRILGVMQRLALSSFFASLLVVLIPSKHWLKAAAAILVGYYLILLFGDGFELTPNNIIIRVDTALFGEEHIYHGESIPFDPEGLLSTIPCLAHVILGVYCGKLIKTTPNLTEKISKIFIFGTILLFAGLLLSYGIPINKKIWSPTFVLTTCGLASLLLALLAWIIDAKDKKRWSVFFESFGINPLFLYVLGGVLSILLGSIRFFQGTEAVSIKGFIYNGMTAAVGNETFASLIFALFFISICWVIGHQLYKRKIYIKL